Sequence from the Mycobacteriales bacterium genome:
CGGCACTTTCGCCCGGGTCGACCTGCCTGACCGCAGCTGGCCCGAGCGTCAGATCACCGCCGCGCCGCGCTGGCTCTCGACCGACCTACGCGACGGCAACCAGGCGCTGATCGACCCGATGACCCCGGCCCGCAAGCGCCGGATGTTCGACCTCCTGGTCGCCATGGGTTACAAGGAGATCGAGGTCGGCTTCCCGTCGGCCAGCCAGGCCGACTTCGACTTCGTCCGCCAGCTCGTCGAGGGCGGTCACATCCCCGACGATGTCACGATCTCCGTCCTGACCCAGGCGCGCGACGACCTCATCCGGCGCACCGTGCAGAGCCTGGTCGGGACGCACCGCGCCACGGTGCACCTCTACAACGCCACCGCCCCCGTCTTCCGCAAGGTCGTCTTCGGCTTCGGCCGCGAGGAGTGCAAGGCGATCGCCGTCGACGGCACCCGGTCGGTGATGAAGTACGCCGAGGAGTATCTCGGCGAGGACTGCCTCTTCGGCTACGAGTACTCGCCGGAGATCTTCATGGACACCGAGCTCGACTACGCGGTCGAGATCTGCGCGGCGGTGATGGACGCCTGGCAGCCCGGTCCCGGCCGGGAGATCATCCTCAACCTGCCCTGCACCGTCGAGCGCTCGACGCCCAACGTCTACGCCGATCAGATCGAGTGGATGAGCCGCACCCTGCCGCACCGCGAGCACGTCTGCCTGTCGGTGCACACGCACAACGACCGGGGTACGGCGGTGGCCGACGCCGAGCTGGCCGTGATGGCCGGCGCGGACCGGATCGAGGGAACGCTCTTCGGCAACGGCGAGCGGACCGGCAACGTCGACCTGGTGACCCTGGGGCTGAACCTGTTCAGCCAGGGCATCGACCCGATGATCGACTTCTCCGACATCGACGAGATCCGCCGGACCGTCGAATACTGCAACCAGCTGCCCGTACACGAGCGGCACCCCTACGGCGGCGACCTGGTCTACACGGCGTTCTCCGGCTCGCACCAGGACGCGATCAAGAAGGGGTTCGAGGCGCTCGAGCGCGAGGCCGCGGCGGCCGGCAAGAGCACTGACGAGATGACCTGGAATGTGCCCTACCTGCCGATCGACCCGCACGACGTCGGCCGCAGCTACGAGGCCGTCATCCGGGTCAACTCGCAGTCGGGCAAGGGCGGCGTCGCCTACGTCATGAAGAGCGAGCACGCGCTCGACCTGCCGCGGCGGCTGCAGATCGAGTTCAGCCAGGTCGTGCAGCGAGTCACCGACGACGACGGCGGCGAGGTGGCGCCGGAGCAGATGTGGGAGGTCTTCGCGGCCGACTACCTCGAGCCCGCCGGCCGGCTCGCGCTGCTCACCCACCACTCCTCCTCGACCAGCGAGGACCAGGACGTGCTCACCGTCGAGGTCGAGGTGGACGGCGTACGCCGGGAGATCGAGGGGGTCGGCAACGGCCCGATCGCGGCCTTCGTCGCGGCCCTCGCCGACATCGACGTCCAGGCCCGGGTGCTCGACTACGCCGAGCACGCGCTCTCCGCCGGCGGCGACGCGAAGGCGGCGGCCTACGTCGAGGTGACCGTCGGCGATCAGGTGCGCTGGGGGGTCGGCGTCGACGCCAACATCGTGACCGCATCGCTGCGGGCCGTCGTGAGCGCCGTGAACCGCGCCAGCCGGTAGCCCGCGCCGCGGGCGCCGGGTCCGGGTGACACTGGGTAGGTGCGCGTGGACGTCCGGACGCTGTACGGCGGGTGCTACCGCCGGCTCGTCGTCGCGGCCTTCGCGATCCTCGACGACCTCGGCGAGGCGGAGGCGTGCGTGCAGCGGGCCTTCGCGCGCGCCGTACGGCGGCCCCGGCGGCTGCGCGGGCGGGACGGGCCCGAGGCCTGGCTCCGCGAGTCGGCACTGACCCTGGCCCATCAGCGGCACCGCCGCCAGTCCCTGCTCGACCGGGCACTGGGCGGCGGTCGGCCGACCGGCCGCATCGACCGGCTCGACCTCGAGCCGGACTCGGCCTCCCCACGTGCCGACGCGATCCGCCAGCCGCCGTTCGAGGAGGTTCGGGCCCGGGCCCGGGCTGAGCGGCGTCGGAACCGGACCGCCGCTGCCGTGACGGCCGTCGTCGTGGCCGGGCTCGTCTCGATCGGCGCGGTGGTCGAGCGACCCACGACCCTCCCGCACGGCGCGGCGGTCGCGCAGCTGCAGTTCGCCGACCACAGCCACGGCTGGGCACTGCTGCAGTCCTGCGGACGTCAGCCCTGCGCCCTGCAGCTCGCCAGGACGGACGACGGTGGGCAGCACTGGACCCGGATCGCCGTACCGGAGTCGTTCAACGCCGATCCGGGAGCGGCCACGCTCACCGTGGCCGACCGCAACCAACTGTCCGTCGACTTCGGCCGCAAGACCAACACCGGCGGCGGCCCGTTGTCGGCCGGGTTGTCGATCAAGACGCCGGCGACGGTCCGGCTGCGCGCGGTCAGCCATAACGGCGGCCGGACCTGGCAGACCGCGCCGGCGCCGGAGGTCTTCCGGGCCGGGCCGCCGATCGATGCCCTGCCGAGAGGATGGAGCGTGGGCGTCTTCTCCAGCGGCGGGCAGGGACGGCTGCAGGTCGCCGCGACCGACCCGGTGGACGACGTCACCCGCGCATTCCGGCAGCAACCGCCGGTCGACGACCCCAACGTCGAGGTGCCGTTCCGGCCCGGTGGCCGGATCTGGGTCGACGGCTACGACCGGACCCGCCGCTTCACGCCACGGCTGGTCGAGAGCGACGACGCCGGTCGCACGTGGGTCCCGGTCGCGTTGCCCCGGCTGCGGCCGAACGAGGAGGTCGCCGGCCTCTTCCCGACCATCGGCGGCGGCGTCTACCTGCAGTCCAAGCTCCCCGGCGACGGGACCGTACGGCGCACCTGGCGCCTCGACGGACGCGCCGGAAGCACCTGGCATCTGCTGCCCCCGCTCGATCCGCGACCGGGCGCGGTGGTCCAGTCCGTCCTTCCCGACGGGGAGCTGTGGCTGGGCGGCTACGGCCCCACCACCTGGCACACCGAGGACCACGGCGCGCGCCTGGTGCAGGTTCGTGACCCGCAGGTCGCGGGCCGGGCCGAACCCGTCGTCCTCGCGGGAGTCACCCACGACGGGATCGTCTATGGCACCGGTCAGGGCCGGGGGCGCGACGACCTCGTGTTCACCTCAGCCGACGACGGGCGGCACTGGACGGTCCGCCCCGTGGTCTTCTGACGGTTACTGGTCGACCAGCCGGCGGCCCTCGAAGGCCCGGCCGAGCGTCACCTCGTCGGCGTACTCCAGGTCGCCGCCGACCGGCAGCCCACTGGCCAGCCGGGTGACCCGCAGCCCCATCGGTTTGACCAGCCGGGCGAGATAGGTGGCCGTCGCCTCGCCCTCCAGGTTGGGGTCCGTGGCGAGGATCAGCTCGCTGACCGCAGCGGCGGCGAGCCGGGTCATGAGCTCCCGCACCCGCAGGTCGTCCGGGCCGATCCCCTCGATCGGGCTGATCGCCCCGCCGAGGACGTGGTAGCGACCGTGGAACTCCCGGGTCTTCTCGATGGCCACGACGTCCTTGGGTTCCTCGACGACGCAGATGACGGTCTCGTCGCGGCGCGGATCGCGGCAGATCCGGCACTCCTCCGCCTCGGCGACGTTGCCGCACACCTGGCAGAAACGCACCTCGTCCTTGACCCGGGTGAGCACGGCGGCGAGGCGCTGGACCTCCCCGGGATCGGCGGCGAGCAGGTGGAAGGCGATCCGCTGGGCGCTCTTGGGTCCGATGCCCGGCAGCAACCCGAGTTCGTCGATCAGGTCCTGTACGGCGCCTTCGTACACGTCGCCCGCTAGAACGGCAGACCGGGCATGCCGCCCGGACCGCCCAAGCCGCCCAGACCGCCGGTCACCGGCTCCATCTTCTCCGCGGCGAGCGTCGTCGCGTTGTGGTTGGCGTCGCGTACGGCGGCCACCACGAGGTCCTGCAGGGTCTCGATGTCGGCCGGGTCGACCGCCGTCGGATCGATCGTCACGGCGGTCAACTCGCCGGCGCCGGTCATCGTGGCCGTGACGAGCCCGCCGCCGGCGCTGCCGGTCACCGAGGCCGCCGCCAGCTCCTGCTGAGCCGACGCCATCTGCTGCTGCATCTTCTGCGCCTGCTTCATCAGTTCCGCCATGTTCGGCTGGCCACCCGGCTGCACGGCATCTCCTTCGTCGGCGCTGGTCTGTTTCCAGCGTAGTCGCCGCGGCGCTCGCCGGCCGAGGGGCACGCGATGGCACGCTGGGGGCAGTGCCCATACCAGCGTTTCGACCTTCCCGGCTCACCGCCGGCGCCGCCCTGCTCTTGGCCGCCGCGGTCGGACTGGGCTGCTCGACGACGGCCGGTTCGGGCAGCCCCGCCCCGGCCCGGAGCAGCGCAGCACCGCAGGCCGGGCCGCGCCCACGGGCCACCGCGACCCCCGCGCAGGCGCGCGGCAAAACCGTTGTACTCGACCCTGGCCACGACGGTGGTAACGGTGCCCACCCGGAGGTGATCAACCGGCAGGTCCCGGCCGGCGACGGCCGGCGTAAGCCGTGCAACACCACGGGTACGGCGACCGACGCCGGCTACCCCGAGCACGCCTTCAACTGGGACGTGGCCCGGCGGGTGCGGACGATCCTGGCCGGCGACGGCGTCCGGGTCGTGCTGACCCGGTCCACCGACACGGGGGTGGGACCCTGCGTCGACCGGCGCGCCGAGATCGGCAACCGGGCCCGGGCGGCCGCGGTCGTCTCGATCCACGGCGACGGAGCCGCCACCGGCCACGGCTTCCAGGTGATCCAGGCAACCGGCGACCCGGCCGGCCCGCGGATCGCGGCGGCCTCCCGCCGGCTGGCGGTCGACGTACACGACCGGCTGCGGGTGCACACCGGGCTGACCACGGCGACCTACATCGGCCGGAACGGCTACTCAATCCGGTCCGACCTCGGCGGCCTGAATCTCTCGGTACGCCCGTCGGTCCTGGTCGAGTGCGGCAACATGCGCGACCCCGGCGATGCTCGGCTGATGTCGAGCCGGGCCGGGCGGCAACGCATCGCGGCGGCGCTCGCCGCGGGGATCGTGGCGTTCCTGTCCGGCTAGCCCACACCCGATCGGGCCGGTTCGCCGGTCGCCACCGACGACGCGCCGAGCGCGTCGAGCAGCCGGGCGACGACCAGCACGGTCGCGACCCCGACGCAGACTCCGCCGACCGTGTCGGTCGCCAGGTGCCAGGCCAGCCCGACCACCGCGACCGACACCGCCGCGGTGGCGAGCGCCAGGAGCGCGACGATCCCCCGCCGGGCCCACGCCGGCCAGGCCGGCCGCGACGGGCCGAGCAGCACGACCGCGGCGACCGTGCCGACCGAGCTGATCGCGGCCGCGTGTCCGCTCGGGAAGACCAGGTAGGACGCGACCAGGTCGGCCACGACCGGCTTGATCGCCCACTCGGTGAGGACGACGGCGATCCCGGGCCCGAGCACGGTGAGCGCCACGGCCCGCCAGCGGTGCCCGATCACGCACAGCGCGATGATCACGGCACATTCGACGAGGACCCCGGGCAGCGCGCCGAGGCCGGTGACTGCCCGCAGGAGGGTGTGCTGGCCGGCCAGTGCGTCGTGCAGCCACGCGTCGATCGGGCGGTCGACATGCCGGCGGATGTGCGCGGCGGGGTAGGCGGTGATCAGGAGCACCGTCAGCAGCACGCATGCGCCGACCACGAGCCAGACCGTCGATCGGGCCTGGCGCGCGATCAGCATCAAACCGACATTAGCTGGCTATCGGCGCCACGCCCTGCCAATGGCCGACAAGCTCGGCGTAGAGCCCACCGAGCTCGAGCAGCGATTCGTGGGTGCCGAGGATCGGGCGGGCCCCGTCCATCAGCAGGACCTGCTCGGCGCGCATCGCCGAGCTGACCCGGTGGGCGACCACGATGAGCGTTCCTGCCCTTGCGGTGAAGGCCTTTTCCGCGCGGGCCTCGGCGGTCGGATCGAGGTGACAGGTGGCCTCGTCGAGGATCACTACGCGGGCCGGGGAGAGGTAGGCCCGGGCCAGGGCGACGAGTTGGCGCTCGCCGGCCGACAACGCTCCGCCGCCCGGCGGGATCTCCGCGTCGAGACCGCCGAGCCGGTCGACGGTCTCGGCGAGCCCGACCGCCGAGACCGCCTCGGTCACCTGGTCGCTGGTCGCGTACGGCCGGAGATAGGTGAGGTTGTCCCGGATCGTGCCGGTGAAGACGTAGGCCTCCTGCGGGATGAGGGTGACCCGCAGGCGCAGCTCAGCCTCCCGAACCGCCTCCAGCGGTACGCCGCCCAGCCGCACCCAGCCCTGTTGCGGCACCGCCAGTCCGGAGAGCAGGTTGGCCAGCGTCGACTTGCCGATCCCGCTGGGCCCGACCACCGCGAGGTGGGTTCCCGCAGGCACGGTGATCGACAGGTCGTCCACGACCGGTTCGGAGTTGCGGGAGTAGGCGAAGCGGAGCCCTTCGACGTCGAGGGCGTACCCGTCCGGGGTCGCGGCCGGCAGTGTCGCGGTGGTGTTCACGGTGGGAGCGCAAACCTCGGCGAGCCGCGCGAGGACCGCGCCGAGACTGATCAGCGACGTGCCGCCGGCGTTGACGAGGAACCGGAACGCCGGCTCCATGCCGGTGGCCAGGTAGACCGCAGCACCCGCGATCGTCCCGACCGTGGCCTGCCGGTGCTCGATCAGCCAGGGAGACACGGCGAGGACCGCGAGCAACGGGAGCTGCGCTCCCAGGGCGACCACCAGCAGCCGGCTTACGCGAGCGCGGGCGAAGGCCCGCTGGGCATCGGCCTGCGCCTCGACCGCGTCGGTGACGGCCTCGGCGGCGGCGTCCTGTGCGGCCGAGGCGATGACGTCGCGGACGCCGTTGACCACCGGTGCGGCGACCGCGCTGACCTGCTCGCCCGCCAGCAGCACCGCCCGCTGGCGGCTGACGAGGAGCTTGACGAAGCCGACGAACGCGGCCACCGCGGCCAGAACCATCGGGGCGACGATCAGGGCCAGGGTCGGCGAGAGTACGGCGAGGCCGCCGAGCGCGCCGACGACCACGCTGACGAACTCCTGTGCGTTGCTGAGCAACGACGACAACAGTTGCCGGACCGACTCCACCTGCCCCGTCGCCTGGGCGACGCTCGCTCCGCCGGCCCGTCGGTCCCCCGACACCACCCGCGCCATCGACCCGCCGACGACGTCGGTCACGAGGCCGTCCCGCAGCGACTCGATGGTCTCGGCCAGCCACGGGTACACCTGGCGGGTCGCGACGGCGCCGACGACCTGGGTCGCAGCGAAGACACCCAGCCAGGCGAGTCCGGCGCCTGGCCGGCCGGCCAGGAAACCGTGGTCGATGGCCCGGGCGACCAGCATGCCGGAGAAGAAGCTCGGCACGCCCTGCACGATCGACCAGGCAGCGACCCGCGTCATCGCCGCCCAACGCGGCGCCAGATGCCGGACCAGCAGGCGGCTTCCGGGGGAGGT
This genomic interval carries:
- the leuA gene encoding 2-isopropylmalate synthase, producing MTQSVPTNNLQRPSGMPIHKYGTFARVDLPDRSWPERQITAAPRWLSTDLRDGNQALIDPMTPARKRRMFDLLVAMGYKEIEVGFPSASQADFDFVRQLVEGGHIPDDVTISVLTQARDDLIRRTVQSLVGTHRATVHLYNATAPVFRKVVFGFGREECKAIAVDGTRSVMKYAEEYLGEDCLFGYEYSPEIFMDTELDYAVEICAAVMDAWQPGPGREIILNLPCTVERSTPNVYADQIEWMSRTLPHREHVCLSVHTHNDRGTAVADAELAVMAGADRIEGTLFGNGERTGNVDLVTLGLNLFSQGIDPMIDFSDIDEIRRTVEYCNQLPVHERHPYGGDLVYTAFSGSHQDAIKKGFEALEREAAAAGKSTDEMTWNVPYLPIDPHDVGRSYEAVIRVNSQSGKGGVAYVMKSEHALDLPRRLQIEFSQVVQRVTDDDGGEVAPEQMWEVFAADYLEPAGRLALLTHHSSSTSEDQDVLTVEVEVDGVRREIEGVGNGPIAAFVAALADIDVQARVLDYAEHALSAGGDAKAAAYVEVTVGDQVRWGVGVDANIVTASLRAVVSAVNRASR
- a CDS encoding YbaB/EbfC family nucleoid-associated protein; this translates as MQPGGQPNMAELMKQAQKMQQQMASAQQELAAASVTGSAGGGLVTATMTGAGELTAVTIDPTAVDPADIETLQDLVVAAVRDANHNATTLAAEKMEPVTGGLGGLGGPGGMPGLPF
- a CDS encoding ABC transporter ATP-binding protein; the protein is MTSPGSRLLVRHLAPRWAAMTRVAAWSIVQGVPSFFSGMLVARAIDHGFLAGRPGAGLAWLGVFAATQVVGAVATRQVYPWLAETIESLRDGLVTDVVGGSMARVVSGDRRAGGASVAQATGQVESVRQLLSSLLSNAQEFVSVVVGALGGLAVLSPTLALIVAPMVLAAVAAFVGFVKLLVSRQRAVLLAGEQVSAVAAPVVNGVRDVIASAAQDAAAEAVTDAVEAQADAQRAFARARVSRLLVVALGAQLPLLAVLAVSPWLIEHRQATVGTIAGAAVYLATGMEPAFRFLVNAGGTSLISLGAVLARLAEVCAPTVNTTATLPAATPDGYALDVEGLRFAYSRNSEPVVDDLSITVPAGTHLAVVGPSGIGKSTLANLLSGLAVPQQGWVRLGGVPLEAVREAELRLRVTLIPQEAYVFTGTIRDNLTYLRPYATSDQVTEAVSAVGLAETVDRLGGLDAEIPPGGGALSAGERQLVALARAYLSPARVVILDEATCHLDPTAEARAEKAFTARAGTLIVVAHRVSSAMRAEQVLLMDGARPILGTHESLLELGGLYAELVGHWQGVAPIAS
- the recR gene encoding recombination mediator RecR, whose product is MYEGAVQDLIDELGLLPGIGPKSAQRIAFHLLAADPGEVQRLAAVLTRVKDEVRFCQVCGNVAEAEECRICRDPRRDETVICVVEEPKDVVAIEKTREFHGRYHVLGGAISPIEGIGPDDLRVRELMTRLAAAAVSELILATDPNLEGEATATYLARLVKPMGLRVTRLASGLPVGGDLEYADEVTLGRAFEGRRLVDQ
- a CDS encoding N-acetylmuramoyl-L-alanine amidase gives rise to the protein MPIPAFRPSRLTAGAALLLAAAVGLGCSTTAGSGSPAPARSSAAPQAGPRPRATATPAQARGKTVVLDPGHDGGNGAHPEVINRQVPAGDGRRKPCNTTGTATDAGYPEHAFNWDVARRVRTILAGDGVRVVLTRSTDTGVGPCVDRRAEIGNRARAAAVVSIHGDGAATGHGFQVIQATGDPAGPRIAAASRRLAVDVHDRLRVHTGLTTATYIGRNGYSIRSDLGGLNLSVRPSVLVECGNMRDPGDARLMSSRAGRQRIAAALAAGIVAFLSG